In the genome of Hyalangium minutum, one region contains:
- a CDS encoding Imm26 family immunity protein — translation MRSTYKPGSILRIPLADGSFAYGRVLEPPFDAFYNYRTTNPDSDLERIASKPILFRIVVHSPYPKSWEVMGWREIEEHLTQPVVQFSMEVGPFRRCTIFDSLGNEREATPKECIGIEPATVWEPHGVEKRLLDAFMGRPNAVLERIKRELEQ, via the coding sequence ATGCGGTCAACATACAAACCAGGTTCAATCTTGAGAATTCCCCTGGCAGACGGTTCCTTCGCCTATGGCAGGGTGCTTGAACCGCCGTTTGATGCCTTCTACAACTACAGAACTACCAACCCGGATTCGGACTTGGAGAGGATCGCATCTAAGCCCATCCTTTTCAGAATTGTCGTCCACTCTCCATACCCGAAGTCATGGGAAGTCATGGGGTGGAGAGAGATCGAAGAACATCTGACTCAGCCTGTTGTTCAATTCAGCATGGAGGTGGGTCCGTTCCGCCGCTGTACGATCTTCGATAGTCTTGGCAATGAGAGGGAAGCGACCCCCAAAGAATGCATTGGGATTGAGCCAGCGACTGTTTGGGAACCGCACGGTGTCGAAAAACGTCTGCTTGATGCATTCATGGGACGTCCCAACGCAGTCCTAGAGCGCATCAAGAGGGAATTGGAGCAGTAA
- a CDS encoding helix-turn-helix domain-containing protein — MRKHAPWGQTPKFTPAAWARLQRHTWPGNVRELRNVVRRALFERKGPKVDTGDISFEEAYHRAPEVRNLESLELPAGVTLEPMMARLERQFIESALRRCQYHKERTAKELGLARSSLFKRLKQ, encoded by the coding sequence GTGCGGAAGCATGCGCCGTGGGGGCAGACGCCGAAGTTCACGCCGGCGGCGTGGGCGCGGCTTCAGCGACACACCTGGCCGGGCAACGTCCGAGAACTGCGCAACGTGGTGCGCCGCGCCCTGTTCGAGCGCAAGGGCCCCAAGGTGGACACCGGGGACATCTCCTTCGAGGAGGCCTATCACCGCGCCCCCGAGGTCAGGAACCTCGAGTCCCTCGAGCTGCCCGCCGGTGTCACGCTGGAGCCGATGATGGCGCGGCTGGAGCGGCAGTTCATCGAGAGCGCGCTGCGCCGCTGCCAGTACCACAAGGAGCGCACCGCCAAGGAGCTGGGCCTGGCCCGCTCTTCGCTCTTCAAGCGGCTCAAGCAGTGA